The genomic region CCAGGGCTTTTCATCACCACATCCGCATTTAAAATATTAGCTTCGGTATGCTGGCCTTCTTCCCAATCAATCTCAAAATGTTCAAGAACTTTTATATACTTTTCTTTTATTTTTCCTTTATCGGATACAAAAACATCATATCCCTTTTGCTTTCCCAAGATGGCCGTACCAACACCACTCTCACCACCGCCCAGTATTCCCAAACGTTTCATTTATCGCACTTTTAAGGTCACAAAGGTTATTATGGCCAACAAGATGCCCACAATCCAAAAACGCACGACAATCTTGCTTTCGTGATATCCCTTTTTTTGATAATGATGGTGCAGCGGAGCCATCAAAAAAATCCGTTTGCCCTCACCCAGCCTCTTTTTGGTATACTTAAAATAACCTACTTGCAACATGACGGAAATGGACTCCGCAAAGAAAATACCGCACAGTAATGGGATCAATAGTTCTTTACGCACAATAATGGCTATGACCGCAATTACACCTCCTATGGTCAAGCTACCCGTATCACCCATAAAAACTTGGGCCGGAAAGGCATTGTACCATAAGAAACCGACCAAAGCTCCCACAAAAGCAGCTATGAACACAACCAATTCCCCAGCATCGGGAATAAAGAAAATATCTAGATAATCCGAGAAAATAGCATTACCGGACACCCATGCGAAAATCCCCAACGTGAGTACTATTATGGCCGACGTGCCGGCGGCCAAGCCATCGATTCCGTCAGTTAAGTTGGCGCCGTTGGATACTGCTGTCACGATAATGATAACAATGGGAATAAATATGAGCCACGCATATTTTTCGAGACCGTCCCCTGCCCATGAAATAAAATCACTGTAGTCAAATTCATTGTTCTTGAAAAACGGTACGTTGGTCTTTGTCGACTTTATTTCTTCCCATTCTATTTTTTCTGTTGTATTGACCATAACTGCACCATCTACTATTTTTTCTTTTAAGGTCACACCTTGGTGGAAGTAGAGCGTTGCCCCCACTACCAAACCAAGCACTACTTGCCCCATTACCTTGAACCTGCCCTTTAAACCCTGTTTGTCTTTTTTGAAGACTTTGATATAATCGTCAACAAAGCCGATGACTCCCATCCATATAGTGGTCACTATCAATAAAATCACATAAATATTCTCTAGTTTGGAGAAAAGAAGTACCGGAATCAAAGTTGCCATTATGATGATGATACCGCCCATAGTTGGTGTACCCGCCTTCTGCTTTTGACCTTCCAATCCCAAATCACGAACCGACTCCCCTATTTGCTTACCCTGCAGAAAAAGAATGATGCGCTTGCCGTATACCGTCGCAATTATCAAGGACAACAATACGGCCATAGCAGCCCTAAAGGTCAAAAACCCAAATAGGCTTGCTCCTGGCAATTGGTATTGTTTTTCCAAATAATCAAAGAGATAGTATAGCATGTATTAAAATTCCAGTTCAAGGCTCAAGTTCAAATTGAGCTTTTTGATTATTATTTTATTTGTTCAAATCTTTCAAAAGTTCCTTTACTATTTTAAAGTCATCAAAATCGGTACGCTTGCCATTAGTTTCTTGATAGGTCTCGTGGCCCTTGCCCGCCACCAAAATTATATCGTTGGCCATGGCCAATTGGCATGCCGTTTTGATGGCATGCTTTCTATTTTCTACAGATAAAGTTTTTTTTACGTTCTGCGCTTCTACTCCAGCCTCCATTTCTTCAATAATGGCCGAAGGCAGCTCCGTTCTTGGATTATCGGACGTAAAAATGGCCGTATTGCTCATTTCCGAAGCGATATGACCCATAACCGGACGCTTAGACTTGTCGCGATCACCACCACACCCCACGACGGTGATAACGTTTTCATTTCCAGTCCTTAATGTGTTAATTGTATCAAGCACATTTTTTAGCGCATCCGGCGTATGGGCATAATCAACAATAGCCGTTATTTTCTTTTTTGATATGTAATATTGAAATCTACCGTCGACATTTTCCAGCTCGCTCAACAAGCGAAGCGTCTCCAATTTTTCCAAGCCTAGCAAATCTGCCGTGGCGTATATGGCCAACATGTTATAGGCATTAAAATGGCCTATTAATTTGCTCCAAAGTTCATTATCATCAATCTTCAACAATTGTCCGCTGAACTGGTTTTCCAAAATCTGTGCCCTATAATCGGCATAGGTTTTTAGGGCATAGGTCACCTTTTTTGCCTTGGTGTTCTGCAAAATGACCAAACCGTTCTTGTCATCAATATTGGTTAACGCAAACGCTTTTTTAGAAAGATTATCGAATAATATTTTTTTGGTGTCCCTGTACTCGGCAAATGTTTTGTGATAATCCAAGTGGTCGTGCGAAAGGTTAGTGAAAATGGCACCTTCAAAAACCAATCCTTCTGTTCTTTTTTGATGAATACCGTGCGAACTTACCTCCATAAAACAATATTCCACACCTGCGTCGTTCATCAACGCCATGTGGCTATTTATCGTCAGAGCATCTGGAGTCGTTAAATTGGTGGGATATTCCGTATCATCAACCATAATTTTAATGGTAGATATCAATCCTACTTTATAACCTGCCTTTTTGAAAAGCTGATATAGCAAACTGGTTACCGTAGTTTTACCATTGGTACCTGTTACACCCACCAGTTTTAAGTTTTTTGAAGGAGTATTGTAGTAGTTAGATGCCATTATGGCCAATGCAGCGTTGCCATTATTTACCTCTACATAAGTAATTTCGTTTACCAAATTCTCTGGCAATTGCTCACATATAACAGCTTTTGCCCCAGAATCTATCGCCGTTTCTATATAGGCATGACCGTCTACCACAGTGCCTTTTATGGCTACGAAAACATCATCTAGACCTACTTTTCTAGAATCAAAACAGATGGCGTTAACCAAAATACCCGTAGATCCGCTAACGGCGGATATACCTACTCCATATAATATGTCCTTTAAAGAGTTCAAGATAGCTCCAGTATTATTTTTTTCACTTCTTTTAAATCCGTTCCTTGAGAAATGGATTGTTTCCTTACTTTACCGTTCCCTTTTATTTCTACCTGCAGTCCTAAATTTTCCAATATTGAGACGGCATCCATTCCACTCATACCCGTAACATTGGGTACTTCTTTATATTTTTTTTGCGATTGGGCATAATAGCTTTGGTATTTTTTATCCAGTTCGGGAGTTGGCGGTCTTAAAGAATCAACCTCATCTACCAAAGGGGATGTGGCATAAATTTTTTGGGCTACGGATTTAAAAACCGGGCCCGAAACATCGGCACCGTAATACCCCACTTTCTTGTCCGGCTCATGGATTACAACAATACAGGAATATTTGGGGTCGTCTGCAGGAAAGTATCCCGCAAACGTTGATATGTATTTCAACTTATCTGGATCTTTGGATACATAGTTTTTTTGGGCAGTACCTGTTTTACCTGCCATAGAAAAATCGGAAGAATAGAGCCCATGGCCTGTACCATGCTTTTTTTCGACGGTGTTCTTCAACAATTGCCTTACCATACCTATGGTCTCCTGAGAGCATACGGACGGATTAATCACTTCTTTGTCAAACGCCAAAATAGTTCTGTTCCATTCCCTCACCTCTTTTATCAATCTAGGTTTCAACATCTCCCCGTCATTCGCGATTGCGTTATAAAAAGTCAACGTTTGCAATGGCGTCAACGAAACCTCGTAGCCATGGGACATCCACGCTAGGGAAATACCGGACCAACCCTTATCCCCAGGATACCTGATTACAGGTTTGCCTTCTCCCTTTATCGGAAGGCCCAACTCTTTATGAAGTCCCATACGCATTAATCGATTCACGTACTTTTCGGGAGTTTCCTTATAATTATTATGGATTATTTTAGCAAAAGCGGTATTTGATGATATCTCAAAGGCCTTACCAGCGGAGATTTTTCCGTAACCGCCCCATTTGGAATCACGTACCGTTCTATCATATACCTTAAACCTACCATTTTCGGTATCTATGACCGTAGATGTATCTATGACCTTATCTTCCAAAGCGGCCACCATCGACATTAATTTAAAAGTGGAGCCCGGTTCATGAGATTCCCCAACGGCATAGTTCAACCTTTCATAATATTTTCCATCGGGTGTTCTTCCCAAATTGGAAATCGCCTTGATTTCACCTGTCTTGGTTTCCATCACGATAACACAACCATGGTCGGCCTTATAATGCTCCAATTGTTTCAACAGGGCATGATGTGCAATATCTTGGATATTGATATCAATCGTAGAAATCACATCATAGCCATCCCTGGGCTCAACAATATTTTCTTGACCAATGGGTTTCCATTGGCCCTTGGCGATCTTTTGCTTTAACCTTTTACCTTCATCGCCCCTTAAATAATCCCCAAATGCACCTTCTAGCCCTACTCGGGTGATGTACCCATTTTCATCAATACGCTCATAGCCGACACTACGTTCGGCAATCTTCCCCAACGGATGTTCGCGAACAATTTTCTGCTCAACAATGAGCCCGCCCCTGTAAGGCCCTTTATTGAACAAGGGGAAATCCTTAACCGCCATATACTCGGAATAATCCAAATTACGGGCAATCAAGGCATATCTATTTTTGTTGGCCTTTGCCTTTCTAAACAGTCTTTGATAATGTGACGATGATTTCCCTAACAACTTTGAAAGTTTATCGGAAAGGGGCTTTACATTTTCTTGAAAATCATCGTTTTTGACCGTAACGGCATCAAACCTAATAGTATACCGAGATACAGAAGTCGCCAAAAGACTACCATCATCTGAATATAGATTACCGCGTGCCGGCTCAATAGTGAACATTTTTTCAGTACGCTTTTCGGCCAATTCTTTATACTTGTCACCATCTACCATTTGAATGCTTACCAGCTTCACCACAACGGCGGCCGCAAACAGAAACAAGCAAGTCGCTACTATATATAATCGGGTCAGTATGTTTTTTTCGGTCGTGGCCACTTATTCGCTTATCGTTTTTACCCTAATTTTTTTAGGCGGTGTTTTGGACGGGTACAATTCGTCCTTTTCCAGAATCTCGGTGATCTTTGATTCCAATTTCAAGCGCTGTACGTCTTTATGCACATCTACATATTCGCTTCTCAATTCTTTTACCTCTTCATTTAAAGCCGCAATTTCATGTACCTTTTTATCCGCACTGTGAGAGCTCGCTATCATGACAACGGCCAAAAAAGAGGTAAATATGATAAACAACCAGTTCTTGGGCGCATCACCGCTCACCAAAAACTTTCCTTTTAAAATGTTGAGTATGTTGTTTTTCATCAATCGCAATATGGGTTTACAACTTTTCCGCTATCCTTAATTTGGCACTCCGGGCTCTATTATTGTTTTGTATTTCTTGTCTCGACGGGACTATCATTTGCCCTACCTTTTTAAATGGGACATCAATATTTCCATAAAAATCCTTTTCGGGCTCTCCTTCAAATTGCCCTGCCCGTATAAATCGTTTTACCAGCCTATCTTCCAAGGAATGATAACTTATAACACTTAACCGCCCTCCCTTATCCAGCAAACTATGGGTTTGCTCCAAGAATTCCTTTATGACCTGAATTTCTTGATTTACCTCAATACGTATGGCTTGATATATCTGCGCCAAGATTTTGTGCTCCCTGTGCTTTGGTAAAAACCGAGCCAAAACCCCTTTTAACCTTTCGGTTGTTTTTATGGGTGATTTTTCTCGATCCTCCAATACCTTCTTTGCAATCGCATTGGCATTTCTTAAATCACCATATTGAAAGAAAACCCTTCGCAAATCATCAAATTCATAATCATTGATGACATCATAAGCCGAAATTGTATTGCGCTTGCTCATACGCATATCCAAATCTGCATCAAAACGAGTTGAAAAGCCACGTTCCGCTTTATCGAATTGATGCGAGGATACCCCAAAATCCGCAAGAATACCATCAACCTTTCTTATGCCATAGAACTTTAAATATTGTGCGATATACCTGAAATTCTCATTGATGAGCGTAAAACGATCATCATCCAATGTGTTTTCAAGTGCATCCTCATCGTGGTCAAAAGCGAAAAGTTTACCATCGCTCCCCAAGCGTTTCAATATTTCCGTGGAATGTCCGCCACCACCAAAAGTGACATCCACATACACTCCGCTTTCTTTAATATTTAGCCCGTCAACGGACTCGCTCAACAAAACAGGATTATGATACATCATCGTCCCCGTCATCTCCCATTACCTCTTCGGCCAAAGCCGCAAAATCCTCGGTTGTCTCCTCTAGCACCTTTTCATAACTCTCCTTGTCCCAGATCTCTACAATATTTATTGCAGAACTCAATACCACTTCCTTTTTTATATTGGCGACTTCCACCAAATTTTTGGGAATGAGCAATCTACCTGCCCCATCAATCTCAACAATCTTTACCCCAGCAGAGAATCTTCGTATAAAATCATTGTTCTTTTGTTTGAACTTGTTCTTCTTGTTCATCTTTTCCATAAGCAAATTGTACTCGCTCATAGGATACAATTCCAAGCAATTCCTGAACACCGATCTTTTGATGACAAAACCTTCATTTATAATAGGAGACATCTGATTTTTTAGGGCAACAGGCATCATTACCCTACCTTTGGCATCAGCTTTACAATCATATGCTCCAATGAAATTGACCACTTAAAATCGTTGATTCTATTACTTAATAACTCAAAACTACAAATTTTATTACCACATTTTACCACAAATTACCACTTTGTTAATAAATTTTGACATTTGTGACATAAATCCGATGATATTTGCCTGGTATGGTTAGGTGTTCTGCATTTTTGAAAAACATGAAGAATACAGCTCACAATTGTTTTTGAGCATACTGGTATTATTTGGAAATGTCTATATTTGCGATTGTTGAGCAGAAGAATCCTGAATGGAAGAAAAGATTATTACCGACGGTAAGTACAAGTATATTGAGATAGGGGAAGGCACACCTATCATTATTTTGCACGGGCTTATGGGCGGATTGAGTAATTTTCAAGGTGTAGCGCACCATTTTCCCGAAAAAGGCTATAAAGTCTTGATTCCCGAACTTCCCATTTACGATATGCCCATGCTCAGGACAAACGTAAAGAGCTTTGCAAAATTCTTGGAACGCTTCATAGAGTTCAAGGGATTGAAAGATGTTATTCTTTTGGGCAATTCGTTAGGCGGCCATATTGGGCTTTTACACACCAAACTGTACCCAGAAATGGTAAAAGCCCTTGTAATTACCGGTAGTTCTGGGCTTTACGAAAGTGCCATGGGCGACGGTTTCCCCAGAAGGGGCGATTATGAATTCATAAAAAAGAAAGCCCAAGATGTTTTTTATGATCCGGCCGTGGCCACCAAGGAAATCGTTGATGAAGTGTTTGCAACGGTAAATGACCGTATGAAATTGGTAAAAACACTAGCAATAGCCAAAAGTGCCATTAGGCATAACATGTCAAAAGACCTTCCGAAAATGAAAACGCCCACTTGTATAATATGGGGCGAAGATGATAATGTTACCCCGCCAAAAGTGGCTACCGAGTTTCATGAGCTATTGCCCGATTCAGATTTGTTCTGGATAAAAAAATGTGGTCACGCCCCCATGATGGAGCATCCCGACGAATTCAACGCTATTTTGGATACTTGGCTAGAAAAGCGGAATTTCTAAAATCTTACAGATGAAAATAAAGTCTGCCGACTTTGTAATCAGTAATTCGGACGTATCCAAATGTCCAAAAGAACCATTGCCTGAATACGCCTTTATTGGCCGATCCAACGTAGGGAAATCTTCCCTGATCAATATGCTCATGGAGCGCAAAAACTTGGCAAAAACATCAGGGCGTCCCGGAAAAACCCAGTTGATAAACCATTTTAAAGTGAACAATAATTGGTTTTTGGTAGATTTACCAGGATATGGCTATGCACGGGTATCCAAAAAAGACAAAAAAACTTTTCAAAAATACATTACCAATTATTTTGAACAGCGCGAACAACTGGTTTGCTCTTTTGTACTGGTAGATATTAGACACGAACCCCAGAAAATAGACATGGAGTTTATGGAATGGATGGGAGAAAACGGCATTCCTTTTTGTATAGTTTTCACCAAGGCCGACAAGCTAAAACCAAAGGCTATCGAGAAGAATGTTGGGGCTTACCTTCAAAAGCTATTGGAAGACGCCTGGGAAGAAACACCACGGCATTTTGTAACATCGAGCAACAATTCGTTTGGGCGTGAGGAACTGCTTTCTTTCATAGATATCATAAATACTGATTTTAAAAAGGAGAACCAAGGGGATTTTACGTGACGCGCCGAAATAATTCTAGCCTCTCACCAATCAGTGCGATAAGCTCCTCAGCATTTTTTAAAGCATTCAACTCATCGGTTTTTATAAAAACTTCCAAGTCGGTTTTTGTTTCTGTCAAGACAATGGGAAAGGTATATTTATACCCAAACTTGGATTTATGGGATTTTGCAAATTCATCTTTATGTAAGAATTCCATTTTCAAATCAGTGTTTTTCCGAAATTTTTTCCAAACAAGGTTTTCGGTAAAGACCCCATAGGTAATATCACAAAGGCTGCATTCATATGTTTTGGGGCTAAATATTTTATGGGCGCTGTCTACAATAGTATTTTGTAAACCAGAATTTGCATTGTAAATAAAAACAAGTTTTTGCATGGTGTTATTCTTTTGATGATATCGTATGATCCAAAAGCAAGCGAAAAAGGTTAAATCTGCATTTCAACGCTAGTGCGAGAGTACTTTAAATCCCGATTATTGAGTAAAGTTATATATTTATTGAATGAACAATCGATAAAATGAAGAAGAACCAACTATTTATATATATCGTTTTCATCCTGTTTCAGATACAATGTAAGTCAACACAAAAACAAATAACTTACAGCTCGGATACACTACAAATATTACCCGCTTCCCCAAATAGTTTTATCCATATTTCTTATTTGAATACCGATGATTTTGGCAGAGTAGCCTGCAATGGGCTATTGTTCATAAACGATGGCGAGGTGGCCATTTTTGACACCCCAACAAATGAAACTGCCACAGCAGAATTACTGGATTGGATACAAAATGATTTAAAATGCACCGTTTCTGCCGTTGTCATCAATCATTTTCATGAAGATTGTCTGGGAGGCCTCAACACCTTCAGCAAACAAGGTATTCCCTCATTTGCCAGCGCCAAAACCATAACACTCGCCAAAGAACAAGGTTGGCCAATACCCGAGATAGCTTTTGAAAATAGTATGGAAATCGAAATAGGCTCTTCAAAAATCATGAACAAGTTTTTTGGCGAGGCACACACAAAAGATAATATTGTAAGCTATATTCCTGACGAAAATCTATTGTTTGCAGGTTGTATGGTAAAATCGATCGGTGCCACAAAAGGATATTTGGGTGATGCCAATACCCATACATGGAGCAAAACAATATCAAAAGTCAAAGAAGCTTATCCAGACCTAAAATTTGTTATTCCGGGCCATGAAAAACATGGAGGTAGCGAATTATTGGATTACACCATAGATCTTTTCAAAAAACAATAAAATACCGTTCCTTTACTATGATTTTAATCTCTACATTTGCCAAATCGCATGAAACCGATAATCTACATTATAGACGATAATCTGGTGTCGCAATTTGCAACGCGAATTGTTATGGAGCAATCCCAAATCCCATGCACGGTATCTTGTTTTGATGATGGCGAAGCCGCATTCAACGCATTAAACGCCGCTTTTACCAACAATAGCGATATTCCGGATATTCTTTTGTTGGATTTGAACATGCCCAAAATGGATGGATGGGAATTTCTGGAAAAATTCAAGGCATTGGAATATGATACCGATAAAATAGAAATATTCATCATATCATCGTTTACCAACTCCCAAGATAGAAATAAAACACAGGAAAATCCCCATGTTGCCGGTTATTTTGAAAAACCTTTGTCTAAGGGCAACCTGGATAAAATCCTACTTTCCAAAACACGGTAGATTATTCCTTTAGATTGAGCTTATCGGCGAAGTACTCGCAAAAATCCTTCATGGTAGCCGTCATTTTTTCATCTTGCGTTGCTTTCATGAACGTGTCGGACAAGGAAACCAGTGTTTGATGAAAAAATATTTTCATCTCGTCAACGGGCATGTCCTTGGTCCATAGGTCTATTTTGAGCGATTCTTTGTTTTTGCTGTCCCAAACCGACAACAACATGGCTTTTGCCTCTTCATGGTCTATACCACCATCTTGTGCGGACCAATGCAGTGTTTCTGGAACACGATTGTCATCCAACCCGACTTTTAATGTTATTTCCGATTCGTGGAGCTTTGCCATTTATTTTTTTGGTTTATAGTTACTTTTCTTGAAAATTTCTTCAGCGGACAAATTCAACAGTTGATCTAGGGAAATCGAGTTTTTTTCCATGAAGGAACGAACTATCTGCCACCCTATGTATTGTCCCAATCTACCGGGCGATTCGTTGTCCAGTTCCAACCCGAACTTGGAAAAGGGGGCTTCTTCCAAAAAGCGAAGTGCCAACTTATTATCCGTATTGTACAAATGTTCCTGTTCAATAAAATTACGCCATATGGGCTCTTCGTTCTCTTGCGCCCAACGTATTTCGTCCTCTGTATAGCCTATTTTTTGGTCATCGGTAGCCAAAGGCATCAACTTATCCTTAAGGTATAATTTTTTACCATAGTATATCATTTGGGAAACAAATGAGCGTTCACGGGAACGTAGCACCACTTTTTCCGCAAACGCATCGGCAACATCGCTTACCAAATATTTTTTGTCCATTCGTTT from Costertonia aggregata harbors:
- the mraY gene encoding phospho-N-acetylmuramoyl-pentapeptide-transferase, yielding MLYYLFDYLEKQYQLPGASLFGFLTFRAAMAVLLSLIIATVYGKRIILFLQGKQIGESVRDLGLEGQKQKAGTPTMGGIIIIMATLIPVLLFSKLENIYVILLIVTTIWMGVIGFVDDYIKVFKKDKQGLKGRFKVMGQVVLGLVVGATLYFHQGVTLKEKIVDGAVMVNTTEKIEWEEIKSTKTNVPFFKNNEFDYSDFISWAGDGLEKYAWLIFIPIVIIIVTAVSNGANLTDGIDGLAAGTSAIIVLTLGIFAWVSGNAIFSDYLDIFFIPDAGELVVFIAAFVGALVGFLWYNAFPAQVFMGDTGSLTIGGVIAVIAIIVRKELLIPLLCGIFFAESISVMLQVGYFKYTKKRLGEGKRIFLMAPLHHHYQKKGYHESKIVVRFWIVGILLAIITFVTLKVR
- a CDS encoding UDP-N-acetylmuramoyl-L-alanyl-D-glutamate--2,6-diaminopimelate ligase codes for the protein MNSLKDILYGVGISAVSGSTGILVNAICFDSRKVGLDDVFVAIKGTVVDGHAYIETAIDSGAKAVICEQLPENLVNEITYVEVNNGNAALAIMASNYYNTPSKNLKLVGVTGTNGKTTVTSLLYQLFKKAGYKVGLISTIKIMVDDTEYPTNLTTPDALTINSHMALMNDAGVEYCFMEVSSHGIHQKRTEGLVFEGAIFTNLSHDHLDYHKTFAEYRDTKKILFDNLSKKAFALTNIDDKNGLVILQNTKAKKVTYALKTYADYRAQILENQFSGQLLKIDDNELWSKLIGHFNAYNMLAIYATADLLGLEKLETLRLLSELENVDGRFQYYISKKKITAIVDYAHTPDALKNVLDTINTLRTGNENVITVVGCGGDRDKSKRPVMGHIASEMSNTAIFTSDNPRTELPSAIIEEMEAGVEAQNVKKTLSVENRKHAIKTACQLAMANDIILVAGKGHETYQETNGKRTDFDDFKIVKELLKDLNK
- a CDS encoding penicillin-binding protein; this encodes MATTEKNILTRLYIVATCLFLFAAAVVVKLVSIQMVDGDKYKELAEKRTEKMFTIEPARGNLYSDDGSLLATSVSRYTIRFDAVTVKNDDFQENVKPLSDKLSKLLGKSSSHYQRLFRKAKANKNRYALIARNLDYSEYMAVKDFPLFNKGPYRGGLIVEQKIVREHPLGKIAERSVGYERIDENGYITRVGLEGAFGDYLRGDEGKRLKQKIAKGQWKPIGQENIVEPRDGYDVISTIDINIQDIAHHALLKQLEHYKADHGCVIVMETKTGEIKAISNLGRTPDGKYYERLNYAVGESHEPGSTFKLMSMVAALEDKVIDTSTVIDTENGRFKVYDRTVRDSKWGGYGKISAGKAFEISSNTAFAKIIHNNYKETPEKYVNRLMRMGLHKELGLPIKGEGKPVIRYPGDKGWSGISLAWMSHGYEVSLTPLQTLTFYNAIANDGEMLKPRLIKEVREWNRTILAFDKEVINPSVCSQETIGMVRQLLKNTVEKKHGTGHGLYSSDFSMAGKTGTAQKNYVSKDPDKLKYISTFAGYFPADDPKYSCIVVIHEPDKKVGYYGADVSGPVFKSVAQKIYATSPLVDEVDSLRPPTPELDKKYQSYYAQSQKKYKEVPNVTGMSGMDAVSILENLGLQVEIKGNGKVRKQSISQGTDLKEVKKIILELS
- a CDS encoding FtsL-like putative cell division protein is translated as MKNNILNILKGKFLVSGDAPKNWLFIIFTSFLAVVMIASSHSADKKVHEIAALNEEVKELRSEYVDVHKDVQRLKLESKITEILEKDELYPSKTPPKKIRVKTISE
- the rsmH gene encoding 16S rRNA (cytosine(1402)-N(4))-methyltransferase RsmH, with amino-acid sequence MMYHNPVLLSESVDGLNIKESGVYVDVTFGGGGHSTEILKRLGSDGKLFAFDHDEDALENTLDDDRFTLINENFRYIAQYLKFYGIRKVDGILADFGVSSHQFDKAERGFSTRFDADLDMRMSKRNTISAYDVINDYEFDDLRRVFFQYGDLRNANAIAKKVLEDREKSPIKTTERLKGVLARFLPKHREHKILAQIYQAIRIEVNQEIQVIKEFLEQTHSLLDKGGRLSVISYHSLEDRLVKRFIRAGQFEGEPEKDFYGNIDVPFKKVGQMIVPSRQEIQNNNRARSAKLRIAEKL
- the mraZ gene encoding division/cell wall cluster transcriptional repressor MraZ — translated: MVNFIGAYDCKADAKGRVMMPVALKNQMSPIINEGFVIKRSVFRNCLELYPMSEYNLLMEKMNKKNKFKQKNNDFIRRFSAGVKIVEIDGAGRLLIPKNLVEVANIKKEVVLSSAINIVEIWDKESYEKVLEETTEDFAALAEEVMGDDGDDDVS
- a CDS encoding alpha/beta fold hydrolase; translated protein: MEEKIITDGKYKYIEIGEGTPIIILHGLMGGLSNFQGVAHHFPEKGYKVLIPELPIYDMPMLRTNVKSFAKFLERFIEFKGLKDVILLGNSLGGHIGLLHTKLYPEMVKALVITGSSGLYESAMGDGFPRRGDYEFIKKKAQDVFYDPAVATKEIVDEVFATVNDRMKLVKTLAIAKSAIRHNMSKDLPKMKTPTCIIWGEDDNVTPPKVATEFHELLPDSDLFWIKKCGHAPMMEHPDEFNAILDTWLEKRNF
- the yihA gene encoding ribosome biogenesis GTP-binding protein YihA/YsxC — its product is MKIKSADFVISNSDVSKCPKEPLPEYAFIGRSNVGKSSLINMLMERKNLAKTSGRPGKTQLINHFKVNNNWFLVDLPGYGYARVSKKDKKTFQKYITNYFEQREQLVCSFVLVDIRHEPQKIDMEFMEWMGENGIPFCIVFTKADKLKPKAIEKNVGAYLQKLLEDAWEETPRHFVTSSNNSFGREELLSFIDIINTDFKKENQGDFT
- a CDS encoding GTPase; the protein is MQKLVFIYNANSGLQNTIVDSAHKIFSPKTYECSLCDITYGVFTENLVWKKFRKNTDLKMEFLHKDEFAKSHKSKFGYKYTFPIVLTETKTDLEVFIKTDELNALKNAEELIALIGERLELFRRVT
- the bla gene encoding subclass B1 metallo-beta-lactamase, whose amino-acid sequence is MKKNQLFIYIVFILFQIQCKSTQKQITYSSDTLQILPASPNSFIHISYLNTDDFGRVACNGLLFINDGEVAIFDTPTNETATAELLDWIQNDLKCTVSAVVINHFHEDCLGGLNTFSKQGIPSFASAKTITLAKEQGWPIPEIAFENSMEIEIGSSKIMNKFFGEAHTKDNIVSYIPDENLLFAGCMVKSIGATKGYLGDANTHTWSKTISKVKEAYPDLKFVIPGHEKHGGSELLDYTIDLFKKQ
- a CDS encoding response regulator; this encodes MKPIIYIIDDNLVSQFATRIVMEQSQIPCTVSCFDDGEAAFNALNAAFTNNSDIPDILLLDLNMPKMDGWEFLEKFKALEYDTDKIEIFIISSFTNSQDRNKTQENPHVAGYFEKPLSKGNLDKILLSKTR
- the gldC gene encoding gliding motility protein GldC, with protein sequence MAKLHESEITLKVGLDDNRVPETLHWSAQDGGIDHEEAKAMLLSVWDSKNKESLKIDLWTKDMPVDEMKIFFHQTLVSLSDTFMKATQDEKMTATMKDFCEYFADKLNLKE